In Triticum aestivum cultivar Chinese Spring chromosome 5B, IWGSC CS RefSeq v2.1, whole genome shotgun sequence, the following proteins share a genomic window:
- the LOC123116027 gene encoding formin-like protein 14: MPSPGAADRLLPALHRPTLPSPGASQPRLPPTHCPRLLLAPPPLPPPGPPLISPLSGESPTRGCSSPCLFHAGRLLLPPPLRATAAAQARPRSGAAAHHYQDPGPPPPTNMMPLCVQIRPSLCSSATFHPLQCGLPSPPARPPLAPPPPASSSIPSLSLNADAAPRRLNFTLDP, encoded by the exons ATGCCTTCTCCTGGCGCCGCCGAccgcctcctcccggcgctccACCGCCCCACCTTGCCTTCTCCCGGCGCGTCCCAGCCCCGCCTCCCCCCTACGCACTGCCCCCGCCTCCTCctggcgccgccgcccctgcctcctcCTGGCCCGCCGCTGATCTCGCCTCTTTCCGGCGAGAGTCCGACCCGCGGCTGTTCGTCGCCCTGCCTTTTCCATGCCGGCCGCCTCCTTCTTCCCCCTCCActacgcgccaccgccgccgcccaggcGCGGCCTCGATCCGGCGCCGCCGCCCACCACTACCAAGACcccggcccgccgccgcccaccAACATGATGCCCCTCTGCGTGCAAATCCGACCTTCCCTCTGCTCCAGCGCGACCTTCCATCCCCTCCAGTGCGGCCTGCCCTCTCCTCCGGCGCGCCctcctctcgcaccacctcctccTGCAAGCTCCTCCATCCCCAGCTTGTCCCTGAATGCGGACGCTGCACCGCGCAG GTTGAATTTCACCCTGGATCCCTGA